One region of Salvia miltiorrhiza cultivar Shanhuang (shh) chromosome 3, IMPLAD_Smil_shh, whole genome shotgun sequence genomic DNA includes:
- the LOC131016200 gene encoding uncharacterized protein LOC131016200, producing the protein MYYLPLILPNIYSLMQRNTCLLRCLALSTSREHSIQAVPYLMAQSRLMKREIWAWSAGIPIRVHERALCYLKKTAEQLQITGFVCLATLVFASISASITIIKVPAVCWLCSCITEGQPSV; encoded by the exons ATGTATTATCTTCCTCTTATCCTCCCAAACATTTACAGTTTGATGCAGAGGAATACTTGTTTGTTGAGATGCTTAGCACTATCCACTTCTAGGGAACATTCAATTCAA GCAGTTCCTTATCTTATGGCTCAATCTAGACTGATGAAGAGAGAGATATGGGCATGGAGCGCTGGCATTCCAATCCGAGTTCATGAGAGAGCTCTCTG TTATTTGAAGAAGACGGCCGAGCAGCTTCAAATCACAGGCTTTGTATGCCTTGCAACACTTGTCTTTGCTTCTATTTCGGCTTCCATCACTATAATCAAAgtccctgctgtttgttggttGTGCTCATGTATTACAGAAGGGCAGCCATCAGTTTAA